The proteins below come from a single Bacteroidales bacterium WCE2004 genomic window:
- a CDS encoding AraC-type DNA-binding protein, with product MSKKILLALFSLFAAILAWAQPPHSFTRYGRENNFSGTTVEDMAQDQHGQLWLATWGGLYSFDGRTFQNYRTGDPDDRENPRSNHFVDVEILENGEILTVSYDNRLFRFNPETGDLDPVDSRGQGIQGIFRPQPDALYFLTMNGEMLDASFSSFCRLPADVNVRGMVAGPDGSDWILTDRGIYRNGRLSTEIPAFCATTAEGGLYIGSAGELLCYKDQQFTSLPAQLAADITFITQIPGRPQLLLGTDRDGFELYNLDDGTRRHIALEGRSTGEGPFHGLTDTRGNLWIYSTQGSLNWYDPDAGRLRPFFNPNLQQGWNSETGVTALLSDLQGNLWIGSGWGGLERVIFHRENFKLKPLDDSRQVAPENSVRALLQGPAGLIFAATRDSRLHVLDESFTEVDGWTLERPGYTLADAHDGNIWVGTRGAGLLELSVQTNERLRHSMARYSKDDLFYGPNSNDIFSLLEDDAHRLWIGTFDDGIAYVDLDDKERLFISKKNRLSFPTERRNRLRCLAKGPDGRLYAGGQMGLFVCSRPDGEPEDMHFERFTQIADYDIQHILFTQDGTLYASSYGAGLLRFDTGDPDSGFRAWTANDGMLSNYVFSAIEDQAGSLWIATQAGLNRLNPQTGSLIGFPYDRLGHTLRFNEGAPLRTRDGDLCFNSSAGIFYFDPEEISNNNFVPQLLIRGFYIAGERASLDEKETVYIHPSDGIRIQVAAVDLTAPEQVLYSYKLEGADKEWNHLGNQNSISIPPQRPGRYILRIRSTNGAGLEVDNEKAFNIVVRRKFLQTGWAGLMYLMIAGLAVFLMTRRPGRRYAGPAEPEEDPLLRDLHGDDRRFAETLTGFLNARLDDGSLDVPQMCLAMNVSRSVLFERCRTLLGTTPAALLRQMRLRRAQELIREGGRTMTEVSYAVGFNDPHYFSKIFKKEFGVKPTDYRRTTTS from the coding sequence ATGTCGAAAAAAATCCTTCTTGCCCTTTTTAGCCTGTTTGCAGCCATCCTGGCGTGGGCCCAGCCGCCCCACAGCTTCACCCGCTACGGACGGGAGAACAACTTCTCCGGCACGACCGTCGAAGACATGGCGCAGGACCAGCACGGCCAGCTGTGGCTGGCCACCTGGGGCGGCCTGTATTCGTTCGACGGGCGGACATTCCAGAATTACAGGACGGGAGACCCGGACGACCGGGAAAATCCGCGGAGCAACCACTTCGTGGACGTGGAGATCCTGGAGAACGGCGAGATACTGACCGTCTCCTACGACAACAGGCTGTTCCGCTTCAATCCCGAAACCGGCGACCTGGATCCGGTGGACAGCCGGGGCCAGGGCATCCAGGGCATTTTCCGGCCGCAGCCGGACGCGCTCTATTTCCTGACGATGAACGGCGAAATGCTAGATGCGTCCTTCTCCAGCTTCTGCCGCCTCCCGGCAGACGTCAACGTGCGCGGAATGGTGGCCGGGCCGGACGGAAGCGACTGGATCCTGACCGACAGGGGCATCTACCGGAACGGCCGCCTGTCGACGGAAATCCCCGCTTTCTGCGCCACGACGGCCGAAGGCGGCCTGTACATCGGCTCCGCGGGCGAACTCTTATGCTACAAGGACCAGCAGTTCACTTCCCTGCCCGCACAGCTCGCTGCCGACATCACCTTCATCACGCAAATCCCCGGCCGGCCGCAACTGCTGCTCGGGACGGACCGCGACGGCTTCGAACTCTACAACCTGGACGACGGTACCCGGCGCCACATCGCCCTGGAGGGGCGGAGCACCGGCGAAGGCCCCTTTCACGGCCTCACGGACACGCGGGGCAACCTGTGGATCTATTCCACGCAGGGCAGCCTCAACTGGTACGACCCCGACGCCGGCCGCCTGCGGCCGTTCTTCAATCCGAACCTGCAGCAGGGATGGAATTCCGAGACGGGCGTAACCGCCCTCCTGTCCGATCTCCAGGGCAACCTGTGGATCGGTTCGGGCTGGGGCGGCCTCGAGCGCGTCATTTTCCACCGGGAGAATTTCAAGCTCAAGCCCCTGGACGATTCCCGCCAGGTCGCGCCGGAGAACAGCGTCCGCGCACTGCTGCAGGGCCCGGCCGGCCTGATCTTCGCCGCCACGCGCGACAGTCGCCTGCACGTGCTGGACGAATCGTTCACGGAAGTGGACGGCTGGACGCTGGAGCGCCCGGGATACACCCTGGCAGACGCGCACGACGGCAACATCTGGGTCGGGACGCGCGGCGCGGGCCTGCTGGAGCTCAGCGTCCAGACCAACGAGCGCCTGCGCCACAGCATGGCGCGCTACAGCAAGGACGACCTGTTCTATGGTCCCAACAGCAACGACATTTTCTCCTTGCTGGAGGACGACGCACACCGGCTCTGGATCGGCACCTTCGACGACGGCATCGCCTACGTGGACCTCGACGACAAGGAGCGGCTCTTCATCAGCAAGAAGAACCGCCTCAGTTTCCCGACCGAGCGCCGCAACCGTCTCCGTTGCCTCGCCAAGGGACCGGACGGGCGCCTCTACGCCGGCGGCCAGATGGGCCTGTTCGTCTGCAGTCGCCCGGACGGCGAACCGGAGGACATGCATTTCGAGCGGTTCACGCAGATCGCCGATTATGACATCCAGCACATCCTGTTCACGCAGGACGGCACCCTGTATGCCTCCTCCTACGGCGCCGGCCTGCTGCGTTTCGACACGGGCGACCCCGACAGCGGTTTCCGTGCCTGGACGGCCAACGACGGCATGCTGTCCAACTACGTCTTCTCCGCCATCGAGGACCAGGCCGGCAGCCTGTGGATCGCCACCCAGGCCGGCCTCAACCGTCTCAACCCGCAGACCGGGAGCCTGATCGGCTTCCCATACGACCGCCTCGGCCACACCCTCCGTTTCAACGAAGGAGCGCCGCTCCGCACGCGGGACGGCGACCTGTGTTTCAACTCCTCAGCCGGCATCTTCTATTTCGACCCGGAGGAGATCTCCAACAACAACTTCGTCCCGCAGCTTCTCATCCGGGGATTCTACATCGCCGGCGAGCGGGCAAGCCTGGACGAGAAGGAGACGGTATATATCCACCCGTCCGACGGCATCCGCATCCAGGTGGCGGCAGTCGACCTCACCGCCCCGGAGCAGGTACTCTACTCCTACAAGCTGGAGGGCGCCGACAAGGAATGGAACCACCTGGGCAACCAGAATTCGATCAGTATCCCGCCCCAGCGCCCCGGCCGCTACATCCTGCGGATCCGCTCGACGAACGGCGCGGGTCTCGAGGTGGACAACGAGAAGGCGTTCAACATCGTGGTGCGCCGGAAGTTCCTGCAAACGGGCTGGGCCGGACTGATGTATCTGATGATCGCGGGCCTGGCGGTCTTCCTGATGACGCGCAGGCCGGGCCGGCGCTACGCGGGCCCGGCAGAGCCGGAAGAGGACCCGCTCCTGCGCGACCTGCACGGCGACGACCGCCGTTTCGCCGAGACGCTGACCGGCTTCCTCAACGCCCGGCTGGACGACGGTTCGCTGGACGTGCCGCAGATGTGCCTGGCGATGAACGTCAGCCGCTCGGTGCTCTTCGAGCGCTGCCGCACGCTGCTGGGCACGACGCCGGCCGCCCTCCTGCGGCAGATGCGCCTCCGGCGTGCGCAGGAGCTCATCCGCGAGGGCGGCCGGACGATGACCGAAGTCTCGTATGCCGTGGGGTTCAACGACCCCCACTATTTCAGCAAGATCTTCAAGAAGGAATTCGGCGTGAAGCCGACCGACTACCGGCGCACGACCACCAGCTGA